The following coding sequences lie in one Azospirillum humicireducens genomic window:
- a CDS encoding VapE domain-containing protein, producing the protein MMDLHDIINEWNQQPGRWTATPEDILRFAEAAKAANDAPSWLWADVRRTMEERSGLPKREAADMVRGWRITADLGRYPDGLIDFISAFIESRDLRMKVDGTFIDAKGQTVGSADVRNQIAIWTGDHGAFAAVNPLNGAWAEWRRLAHKEALQACYERVKFDPAADTTVFDRILDLLFHNTVNNPTHREAAKAVLRNWVHRVKNAMRGTIHYRTHIMPYLMGVQGCGKTTTVEHLINPVEEAVTATSFDMLEDQSRMMDLTTMPIIFFDEMANARRSEVNKVKGLMTSRSQQFRQLYQEAGKREIISTFIGCGNFDLDTLIMDPSGNRRFFQINVCDRIDLAAIRKLDAMAFWRSVDEDAEAPAFEGDVYALIRGEQAGQRYRTPVEQWLDSDVHIPDSWTTCASLFADHFEEWRETFFPAERYSVVKFAKEMKLCQDDRLEHRSRGGRSEYRFTATDAQAKSSSRPKPSAQVLTIQDILAAKHAA; encoded by the coding sequence ATGATGGACCTGCACGACATCATCAACGAGTGGAACCAACAGCCTGGGCGATGGACGGCAACACCGGAGGACATCCTTCGGTTCGCCGAAGCGGCCAAGGCCGCCAATGACGCGCCGTCCTGGCTGTGGGCCGATGTGCGCCGCACCATGGAGGAGCGTTCCGGCCTGCCGAAGCGGGAGGCTGCCGACATGGTTCGGGGATGGCGGATCACCGCCGATCTCGGCCGCTATCCTGACGGCCTCATCGACTTCATCTCCGCCTTCATCGAGTCGCGTGACTTGCGGATGAAGGTGGACGGAACGTTCATCGACGCCAAGGGCCAGACCGTTGGCAGCGCCGATGTCCGAAACCAGATCGCGATCTGGACCGGCGACCATGGGGCGTTCGCTGCCGTCAATCCGCTCAACGGCGCCTGGGCCGAATGGCGGCGGCTGGCGCACAAAGAGGCTCTGCAAGCCTGCTACGAGCGGGTGAAGTTCGACCCGGCGGCCGACACCACCGTCTTTGACCGTATCCTCGACCTCCTCTTTCACAACACCGTCAATAACCCGACACATCGAGAGGCGGCCAAAGCTGTGCTGAGGAACTGGGTTCACCGGGTGAAGAACGCGATGCGTGGGACGATCCATTACCGGACCCACATCATGCCGTATCTCATGGGGGTCCAAGGCTGTGGAAAGACCACGACTGTTGAGCATCTGATCAACCCTGTCGAGGAAGCCGTGACGGCCACGTCCTTCGATATGCTGGAAGATCAGAGCCGCATGATGGACCTCACCACCATGCCGATCATCTTCTTCGACGAGATGGCGAATGCCCGGCGTTCGGAGGTGAACAAGGTGAAAGGGTTGATGACCAGCCGATCCCAGCAATTCCGACAGCTTTATCAAGAGGCCGGGAAGCGGGAGATCATCTCGACGTTTATCGGCTGCGGGAACTTTGACCTCGACACCTTGATCATGGATCCCAGCGGTAATCGCCGGTTCTTCCAGATTAACGTGTGCGACAGGATCGACCTTGCCGCGATCCGCAAGTTGGACGCCATGGCTTTCTGGCGCTCGGTGGACGAGGACGCCGAGGCCCCGGCGTTTGAAGGCGACGTCTATGCGCTGATCCGGGGTGAGCAAGCGGGACAGCGGTATCGGACCCCGGTTGAACAATGGCTCGATTCCGACGTCCACATCCCGGACTCCTGGACCACCTGCGCATCCCTGTTCGCCGACCACTTCGAGGAATGGCGGGAGACGTTCTTCCCGGCCGAACGCTACAGCGTCGTGAAGTTCGCGAAGGAGATGAAGCTGTGCCAGGACGACCGGCTTGAACACCGGAGTCGCGGCGGCCGGAGCGAATACCGGTTCACGGCAACCGATGCCCAGGCAAAGAGCAGTAGTCGGCCGAAACCATCCGCCCAGGTGCTCACCATCCAGGACATTTTGGCAGCCAAGCACGCCGCATGA
- the rarD gene encoding EamA family transporter RarD, giving the protein MVQTPPPAKAPTSTTAAFVAALASYLIWGLVNPVFFKSLGDVGAVEIVAHRVVWTVVLVGIGVLATRGPAAVLAAVGSWRRLGVFLVTTLLVTTNWTVFIWAVVNSRLVEASLGYFINPLVNVLLGVLFLNERLSRGRMLAVAIAAAGVGSLVVSYGAVPWVALSLALSFGFYALVRKKAAVDPVIGLLVETALLLPAALGYLLWLGGSGAFGHDWGESILLVLAGPMTAVPLVLFMIGATRLTMTTLGLLQYVGPTGQLLLGVLVYGEAFTSSHAIAFACIWVALAVFTADAVHSHRAATRTAAAAE; this is encoded by the coding sequence ATGGTTCAGACCCCGCCGCCCGCCAAGGCCCCGACCTCCACAACCGCGGCGTTCGTCGCGGCGCTGGCCTCCTACCTGATCTGGGGGCTGGTCAATCCGGTCTTCTTCAAGTCGCTGGGCGATGTCGGCGCGGTGGAGATCGTGGCTCACCGCGTGGTCTGGACGGTGGTGCTGGTCGGCATCGGCGTGCTGGCCACCCGCGGACCGGCGGCGGTCCTCGCTGCGGTGGGAAGCTGGCGCCGGCTGGGCGTGTTCCTGGTCACCACGCTGCTGGTCACCACCAACTGGACCGTCTTCATCTGGGCGGTGGTCAACAGCCGGCTGGTCGAGGCCAGCCTGGGATACTTCATCAACCCGCTGGTCAATGTGCTGCTGGGCGTGCTGTTCCTGAACGAACGGCTCAGCCGTGGGCGGATGCTGGCGGTCGCCATCGCAGCGGCCGGCGTCGGCAGCCTCGTCGTCAGCTACGGCGCCGTGCCCTGGGTTGCCCTGTCGCTGGCGCTGTCCTTCGGGTTCTATGCCCTGGTGCGCAAGAAGGCCGCTGTCGATCCGGTGATCGGGCTGCTGGTGGAAACGGCGCTGCTTCTGCCGGCCGCCCTCGGCTATCTGCTGTGGCTGGGCGGCAGCGGGGCCTTCGGCCATGACTGGGGCGAGAGCATCCTGCTGGTGCTGGCCGGGCCGATGACCGCGGTGCCGCTGGTGCTGTTCATGATCGGAGCGACCCGACTGACCATGACCACGCTGGGTCTGCTGCAATATGTCGGGCCGACCGGACAGCTTCTGCTGGGCGTGCTGGTCTATGGCGAGGCCTTCACCAGCAGCCATGCCATCGCCTTCGCCTGCATCTGGGTGGCGCTGGCCGTCTTCACCGCCGACGCTGTGCACAGCCATCGCGCTGCCACCCGCACCGCCGCCGCTGCGGAATAA
- the purB gene encoding adenylosuccinate lyase: MIPRYTRPEMARIWEPENRFRIWFEIEAHACDAQAELGVIPKEAAKAVWERGKWEIDRIDEIERETRHDVIAFLTNLAEYVGPEARFVHQGMTSSDVLDTCLAVQMTQAADLLLADMDALLAALKRRAYEHKDTVTIGRSHGIHAEPTTFGLKLAGHYAAFARGRERLVQARQDIATCAISGAVGTFANIDPRVEEHVAAKLGLAVEPVSTQVIPRDRHAFYFSVLGVIASSIENLATEIRHLQRTEVREAEEYFHPGQKGSSAMPHKRNPVLSENLTGLARIVRSAVVPALENVALWHERDISHSSVERMIGPDATVTLDFALVRLTSMMEKLVVYPERMQKNLDDLGGLVFSQRVLLALTQAGMSREDSYKAVQRNAMQVWEKGGNYLDLLSADPDIAKHIGRDKLEPMFDMTYHTKHVDTVFKRVFGE; encoded by the coding sequence ATGATCCCCCGCTATACCCGCCCCGAAATGGCCCGCATCTGGGAGCCGGAAAACCGCTTCCGCATCTGGTTCGAGATCGAGGCGCACGCCTGCGACGCGCAGGCCGAGCTGGGCGTGATCCCGAAGGAGGCCGCCAAGGCGGTGTGGGAGCGCGGCAAGTGGGAGATCGACCGCATCGACGAGATCGAGCGGGAGACCCGCCACGACGTCATCGCCTTCCTGACCAACCTTGCCGAATATGTCGGCCCCGAGGCCCGCTTCGTCCACCAGGGCATGACCTCGTCGGACGTGCTGGACACCTGCCTCGCCGTCCAGATGACCCAGGCCGCCGACCTGCTGCTGGCCGACATGGACGCCCTGCTGGCCGCGCTGAAGCGCCGGGCGTACGAGCACAAGGACACCGTCACCATCGGCCGCAGCCACGGCATCCATGCCGAGCCGACGACCTTCGGCCTGAAGCTGGCCGGCCATTACGCCGCCTTCGCCCGCGGCCGCGAGCGCCTGGTCCAGGCGCGCCAGGACATCGCCACCTGCGCCATCTCCGGCGCCGTCGGCACCTTCGCCAACATCGACCCGCGGGTGGAGGAGCATGTCGCCGCCAAGCTGGGCCTGGCGGTGGAGCCGGTGTCGACCCAGGTCATTCCGCGCGACCGCCATGCCTTCTACTTCTCGGTCCTGGGCGTCATCGCCTCGAGCATCGAGAATCTGGCGACGGAAATCCGTCATCTGCAGCGCACCGAGGTGCGCGAGGCCGAGGAATACTTCCACCCCGGCCAGAAGGGCTCGTCGGCAATGCCGCACAAACGCAACCCGGTCCTGTCGGAGAACCTGACCGGTCTGGCCCGCATCGTGCGCTCCGCCGTGGTCCCGGCGCTGGAGAATGTCGCGCTGTGGCACGAGCGCGACATCTCGCACAGCTCGGTCGAGCGCATGATCGGCCCCGACGCCACCGTCACGCTGGACTTCGCCCTGGTGCGCCTGACCAGCATGATGGAAAAGCTGGTGGTCTATCCCGAGCGCATGCAGAAGAACCTTGACGATCTGGGCGGTCTGGTCTTCTCGCAGCGCGTGCTGCTGGCGCTGACCCAGGCCGGCATGAGCCGCGAGGACAGCTACAAGGCGGTGCAGCGCAACGCCATGCAGGTGTGGGAGAAGGGCGGCAACTACCTGGACCTGCTGTCGGCCGACCCCGACATCGCCAAGCATATCGGCCGCGACAAGCTGGAGCCGATGTTCGACATGACCTACCACACCAAGCATGTCGACACCGTGTTCAAGCGCGTGTTCGGCGAATGA
- the grxD gene encoding Grx4 family monothiol glutaredoxin: MVDQNVVERIEQDIKNNDVVLYMKGTPVFPQCGFSAAVVQVLSHTGVKFKGVNILEDPGLRQGLKEYSNWPTFPQLYVKGELVGGCDIVREMYESGELQTLLADKGVATAA; the protein is encoded by the coding sequence ATGGTCGATCAGAACGTCGTCGAGCGCATCGAGCAGGACATCAAGAACAACGATGTCGTGCTGTACATGAAGGGGACCCCGGTGTTCCCGCAGTGCGGCTTCTCCGCCGCCGTCGTCCAGGTGCTGAGCCACACCGGCGTCAAGTTCAAGGGCGTCAACATCCTGGAGGATCCGGGCCTGCGCCAGGGTCTGAAGGAATACTCGAACTGGCCGACCTTCCCGCAGCTCTACGTCAAGGGCGAGCTGGTCGGCGGCTGCGACATCGTCCGCGAGATGTACGAGTCGGGCGAGCTGCAGACCCTGCTGGCCGACAAGGGCGTCGCCACCGCCGCCTGA
- a CDS encoding tyrosine-type recombinase/integrase produces the protein MAPPVRRKIRLTDAAVKKLPIGRSWDTEIGGFGVKVYASGKAQYILRYRGQQKQQREFRLGQVGVIGADEARSKAKILVGKIVEGSDPAWDRKVGLASARTFNEVIDRYLDWADGHHKETSLAEVRRYCRLHIRPRFGEFPVTSMSRGMVQQAYDKMRQGPHFRAKMIAWARSIWTWGEKRELVGDARNPFVIDVGVSKPRRSRVLTAEEYERLWAAIEKHRYRGAIKNVSLWAIEFMMLSPLRKTEVFRLRWENVDINRSIIRVVQHKTDQKDGVLEVHISAPLKRLLKRMPRSCEWLFPTPDSATGHIMSLDRAWSQIRKDAGLLNDDRVTLHDLRRSWNSVGATLGYGPSVMGKVIGNSARVNERHYWHLQEAQRREVTGNVAEAIAGFASGNLRANRETGSLEDRPPEPS, from the coding sequence ATGGCTCCTCCAGTGAGGCGCAAAATCAGACTGACCGATGCTGCTGTCAAGAAACTTCCCATTGGCCGGTCCTGGGACACGGAAATTGGAGGATTTGGGGTCAAGGTCTATGCGTCAGGTAAGGCGCAATACATCCTTCGTTATCGCGGTCAGCAGAAGCAGCAGCGGGAATTCAGGCTTGGACAGGTTGGCGTGATCGGGGCCGATGAGGCTCGCAGCAAGGCGAAGATCTTGGTGGGCAAAATCGTGGAAGGCTCCGATCCAGCATGGGACCGCAAGGTCGGTTTGGCCTCAGCGCGAACCTTCAACGAGGTCATCGACAGATATCTTGACTGGGCGGATGGGCACCACAAGGAAACCTCATTGGCAGAGGTTCGTCGTTACTGCCGCCTGCATATCCGTCCACGGTTCGGCGAGTTCCCGGTCACGAGCATGAGCCGGGGAATGGTCCAGCAGGCTTATGACAAGATGCGACAGGGACCGCATTTCCGCGCGAAGATGATTGCATGGGCGCGGTCGATTTGGACCTGGGGTGAGAAGCGTGAACTTGTCGGTGACGCTCGTAACCCGTTTGTGATCGACGTTGGTGTTTCCAAGCCACGACGGTCAAGGGTGTTGACCGCAGAAGAATACGAACGTCTGTGGGCGGCTATCGAGAAGCACCGTTACCGTGGAGCTATAAAGAACGTGTCGCTCTGGGCGATTGAGTTCATGATGCTTTCACCGCTTAGGAAAACGGAGGTGTTTCGTCTGCGATGGGAGAACGTGGACATCAATCGTAGCATCATCAGAGTTGTTCAACACAAGACGGACCAGAAAGACGGTGTGCTTGAAGTCCACATCAGCGCACCGCTCAAGCGCCTGCTGAAGAGGATGCCCAGGTCATGCGAATGGTTGTTTCCAACGCCGGATTCGGCGACGGGACACATCATGAGCCTGGATCGTGCTTGGTCGCAGATCAGAAAGGACGCGGGGTTGTTGAATGATGATCGTGTCACCCTCCATGATTTGCGGCGAAGTTGGAATAGCGTGGGCGCAACGCTGGGGTATGGCCCAAGCGTGATGGGAAAGGTGATCGGAAACTCTGCTCGCGTAAACGAGCGCCATTACTGGCACTTACAGGAGGCCCAACGGCGCGAAGTTACAGGTAATGTTGCGGAAGCTATCGCGGGATTTGCAAGCGGCAACTTGAGGGCGAATAGAGAGACGGGTTCTTTGGAAGACCGTCCTCCAGAACCGTCTTGA
- a CDS encoding BolA family protein → MAMEAATIEKLIKEGIPDAVVEIADLRGDGDHYAALVTSAAFKGKSRVQQHQMVYASLQGRMGGELHALALTTAVPEGA, encoded by the coding sequence ATGGCGATGGAAGCCGCCACGATCGAAAAGCTCATCAAGGAGGGCATCCCGGACGCGGTCGTCGAGATCGCGGATCTGCGGGGCGACGGCGACCACTATGCCGCGCTCGTCACCTCCGCCGCCTTCAAGGGCAAGAGCCGGGTGCAGCAGCACCAGATGGTCTACGCGTCCCTGCAGGGCAGGATGGGCGGCGAACTGCATGCCCTGGCGCTGACCACCGCGGTGCCGGAAGGCGCCTGA